The proteins below are encoded in one region of Equus caballus isolate H_3958 breed thoroughbred chromosome 16, TB-T2T, whole genome shotgun sequence:
- the FANCD2OS gene encoding FANCD2 opposite strand protein isoform X4, producing MAGYQLWSPWTPLDESFQWLRHTTPTPSSKHPFRASPCFSHTPSDLEVQLCFQEVTLVRDSPFLEAGVSPKLPCHTSELRTMNNKKGLVRKPQPVRLSGVDSVFGRVITAQPPKWTGTFRVSDKSAFCKIISRGHQWPTGLKEPQIQMTVTMCKQMLRSILLLYATYKKCTFALQHSK from the coding sequence ATGGCAGGATACCAGCTCTGGTCACCATGGACCCCACTGGACGAGAGCTTCCAATGGCTGCGGCACACAACACCTACACCTTCTTCGAAGCACCCCTTTAGGGCTTCCCCCTGCTTCTCACACACTCCTTCTGATCTTGAAGTGCAGCTGTGCTTTCAAGAGGTCACTCTAGTCCGAGACAGCCCATTCCTGGAGGCTGGGGTGAGTCCTAAGTTACCCTGCCACACATCAGAGCTCCGAACCATGAACAACAAGAAAGGGCTGGTCAGGAAGCCCCAGCCTGTCCGCCTCAGTGGAGTGGATTCAGTCTTTGGCAGGGTCATCACAGCTcagccaccaaagtggactgGGACCTTCAGAGTTTCAGATAAGTCAGCCTTTTGCAAAATCATCAGCCGGGGGCACCAGTGGCCCACTGGACTTAAGGAACCTCAGATTCAGATGACAGTGACCATGTGCAAACAGATGCTGCGCTCTATCCTCTTGCTGTATGCAACATACAAGAAGTGCACCTTTGCCTTGCAACACTCCAAGTAA
- the FANCD2OS gene encoding FANCD2 opposite strand protein isoform X2 yields the protein MLPSPFPGLSMAGYQLWSPWTPLDESFQWLRHTTPTPSSKHPFRASPCFSHTPSDLEVQLCFQEVTLVRDSPFLEAGVSPKLPCHTSELRTMNNKKGLVRKPQPVRLSGVDSVFGRVITAQPPKWTGTFRVSDKSAFCKIISRGHQWPTGLKEPQIQMTVTMCKQMLRSILLLYATYKKCTFALQHSK from the coding sequence GACTATCAATGGCAGGATACCAGCTCTGGTCACCATGGACCCCACTGGACGAGAGCTTCCAATGGCTGCGGCACACAACACCTACACCTTCTTCGAAGCACCCCTTTAGGGCTTCCCCCTGCTTCTCACACACTCCTTCTGATCTTGAAGTGCAGCTGTGCTTTCAAGAGGTCACTCTAGTCCGAGACAGCCCATTCCTGGAGGCTGGGGTGAGTCCTAAGTTACCCTGCCACACATCAGAGCTCCGAACCATGAACAACAAGAAAGGGCTGGTCAGGAAGCCCCAGCCTGTCCGCCTCAGTGGAGTGGATTCAGTCTTTGGCAGGGTCATCACAGCTcagccaccaaagtggactgGGACCTTCAGAGTTTCAGATAAGTCAGCCTTTTGCAAAATCATCAGCCGGGGGCACCAGTGGCCCACTGGACTTAAGGAACCTCAGATTCAGATGACAGTGACCATGTGCAAACAGATGCTGCGCTCTATCCTCTTGCTGTATGCAACATACAAGAAGTGCACCTTTGCCTTGCAACACTCCAAGTAA
- the FANCD2OS gene encoding FANCD2 opposite strand protein isoform X3 — translation MPVNIRLSMAGYQLWSPWTPLDESFQWLRHTTPTPSSKHPFRASPCFSHTPSDLEVQLCFQEVTLVRDSPFLEAGVSPKLPCHTSELRTMNNKKGLVRKPQPVRLSGVDSVFGRVITAQPPKWTGTFRVSDKSAFCKIISRGHQWPTGLKEPQIQMTVTMCKQMLRSILLLYATYKKCTFALQHSK, via the coding sequence GACTATCAATGGCAGGATACCAGCTCTGGTCACCATGGACCCCACTGGACGAGAGCTTCCAATGGCTGCGGCACACAACACCTACACCTTCTTCGAAGCACCCCTTTAGGGCTTCCCCCTGCTTCTCACACACTCCTTCTGATCTTGAAGTGCAGCTGTGCTTTCAAGAGGTCACTCTAGTCCGAGACAGCCCATTCCTGGAGGCTGGGGTGAGTCCTAAGTTACCCTGCCACACATCAGAGCTCCGAACCATGAACAACAAGAAAGGGCTGGTCAGGAAGCCCCAGCCTGTCCGCCTCAGTGGAGTGGATTCAGTCTTTGGCAGGGTCATCACAGCTcagccaccaaagtggactgGGACCTTCAGAGTTTCAGATAAGTCAGCCTTTTGCAAAATCATCAGCCGGGGGCACCAGTGGCCCACTGGACTTAAGGAACCTCAGATTCAGATGACAGTGACCATGTGCAAACAGATGCTGCGCTCTATCCTCTTGCTGTATGCAACATACAAGAAGTGCACCTTTGCCTTGCAACACTCCAAGTAA
- the FANCD2OS gene encoding FANCD2 opposite strand protein isoform X1, protein MRPGNSSRHSGACVPRSSAGLSMAGYQLWSPWTPLDESFQWLRHTTPTPSSKHPFRASPCFSHTPSDLEVQLCFQEVTLVRDSPFLEAGVSPKLPCHTSELRTMNNKKGLVRKPQPVRLSGVDSVFGRVITAQPPKWTGTFRVSDKSAFCKIISRGHQWPTGLKEPQIQMTVTMCKQMLRSILLLYATYKKCTFALQHSK, encoded by the coding sequence GACTATCAATGGCAGGATACCAGCTCTGGTCACCATGGACCCCACTGGACGAGAGCTTCCAATGGCTGCGGCACACAACACCTACACCTTCTTCGAAGCACCCCTTTAGGGCTTCCCCCTGCTTCTCACACACTCCTTCTGATCTTGAAGTGCAGCTGTGCTTTCAAGAGGTCACTCTAGTCCGAGACAGCCCATTCCTGGAGGCTGGGGTGAGTCCTAAGTTACCCTGCCACACATCAGAGCTCCGAACCATGAACAACAAGAAAGGGCTGGTCAGGAAGCCCCAGCCTGTCCGCCTCAGTGGAGTGGATTCAGTCTTTGGCAGGGTCATCACAGCTcagccaccaaagtggactgGGACCTTCAGAGTTTCAGATAAGTCAGCCTTTTGCAAAATCATCAGCCGGGGGCACCAGTGGCCCACTGGACTTAAGGAACCTCAGATTCAGATGACAGTGACCATGTGCAAACAGATGCTGCGCTCTATCCTCTTGCTGTATGCAACATACAAGAAGTGCACCTTTGCCTTGCAACACTCCAAGTAA